The Triticum aestivum cultivar Chinese Spring chromosome 4B, IWGSC CS RefSeq v2.1, whole genome shotgun sequence sequence TGCATCAACGCATGTGAACTTCTTCGTACCTACGTACACCATGGCGTCACAGATTCTATACGGGATATATGTACTTATTTACAGGACTTCATCCGAGAAAGAGCGCTGCTATACACACGACGGTGTGCAGCCGATGTCTGGACGATGCTACTGATCTGACCGTACATGCATGTCACAAAGAGGAGGCCGACCGCTGGATCAAAGCATCGTCCAATGTTCGGCCAGTGGGTGTCGGCTGCTCAGTAGTTCCGTCCGAGAAAATACACGTTCTTACACAGGGTACAGACGTGCCGAGATTCCACCACGATTGAAGACCGCCTTTTTTAACCTGGAAGACTGCGTCGAGAGTGCTGGATTCTGATAGTATATGCGGGCTATGCATGATGGGCTGGCACGTGGACCATGATAGAAGAAATTACACAAAACTGGTGGAGATCATTAAAGCTCGCCCAAGTTGTGAGATATATATACCAAACGTTGTACGCCTTCAACTCCTTTTTGTGTTTTTAACGCACAACTTTGCCCTGTAAACAAGCGTACCCTACAGTTGATTCAAACAGATTGCTGGAGTACTTCAGCACCTCTATAATTTGAGATTGTTGGAATATACTACCGTAAAGTATCTCGTGGCCTGCTTGGCTTGGCCAAACTTCTGACTTTTTCGTGGGAAGCCAGACACTTTGATTAACATAATGGGAGTGGATCATTAGTATCCAGTTCATTCAAGCAGGTACACAGGTGGGATTGGTGTTTTATAGGACTGATGTACACACGCATCGTACAACTCCACTTTTGCAGCTTATAAAACGGAAATGCACCAAAACTGATGTATACATGACTGCTATCTACCCCAACGAACTTATATACTAAATCTATATAAAATGCAACATATTGAGATACTAGTTGTTGTAAACTCGAAAAAAAATAGTTTTCTTTTGCAGGAAAAACTTTTGACTTATTCATAAAACACCAATGCCGGTACAAATAACAGTCCAAGTAACAGAAATTACATCCTTGTTCATAGACTACGTAATAACAATTACAAGCACTCGAGCGATCCGAAAGCGTGCCGGCGGAATCGGGTAAACCTTATTGTAGTAGGTAGTCGGGATGATTTTTTTTTAGCCAAAGTTAAGATGATATTTGTTCCAGAACTTTTTCTTTTGAGGAAATAGTTGTTCTAGACATTTGTATATAAGAGGCACTACAATCTCTCTAAAAAAGACGTGCACTAAGAAACAATACGTTAGAAGTAACCTAAAACTTGCCAAGTACGAACCCCAGTTCCTGAAAGTGTGCAGCGACATTTGCGTCACGAAAGTAGTACCAGTACGATGAGTTTCCTTTGGACGAAAAATAATAAATAACTGAAAAGTGGGCCCACTAAATTCTGTGTGGGCGCCGTTCCCGGAAAAAGAGGCTGTGTGTGGGCCCACCTCCATCCATCTCCCTACTCATGTTTTCGTATAAGAGCAGGGACGGACCCTCTTCCTCGGAACACCACCAATATCGCCCAAGTCTCCACTCCCTAATCCTAAGCAAGAGAAACATCAGAGCAGAGCAAAAACCCAGCCATGAAGGGGACAGCACCATGGCGCAGGCtcgccgaggccgaggccgccgtgaaCCGCTCCGTCGCGGCAAGCAGCGTCGGGAAGTACTTCAAGCTTGAGGCCCGCAAGAGCTCCTTCACCAAGGAGCTGCGCGCCGGCGCCGCCACCTTCCTCACCATGGCCTACATCATTTCCGTCAACGCCGCCATCCTCACCGACTCCGGCGGGCCGTGCACCGTGCTCGACTGCACCCCGGTGGGCAACTCCACGGCCGTTCCTGGGCCGGAGTGCACGCTGGGCACGTCCAACCCGGGATACGAGCAGTGCCTGGCGCGCACTAAGAGCGACCTGATCGTCGCGACGGCTGTGGCTGCCATGGTCGGCTCCTTTGCCATGGGCACTCTCGCCAACCTCCCGCTCGCGCTGGCCCCCGGGATGGGCGCCAACGCCTACTTCACCTACAACATGGTGGGCTTCCACGGCTCGGGCTCCATCCCCTACCGCACGGCGCTCGCCGGCGTCATGATGGAgggcatcatcttcttcctcctgtccGCCGTCGGGCTCCGGTCCAGGCTGGCGCGGATGATCCCGCGAAATATCCGCCTCGCCTCCGCCGTCGGGATCGGCTTGTTCCTGGCCTTCACCGGTCTCCAGGCGAACCAGGGCCTTGGCATGGTGGGCGCGAGCCCGTCCACGCTGGTCACACTCACCGCGTGCTCCCAAACCGACCCCGTCACCGGCGCCTGCCTCGGCGGCACCTTGCACAGCCCCACGTTCTGGCTGGGCGTGGCCGGCTTCCTCATCACCGCCACATGCCTCGCCAGGGACGTCAAGGGCGCCATGATATACGGCATAGTGTTCGTCACGGCCGTGTCTTGGATCAGAGGCACCAGCGTCACGGTGTTCCCGGACACGGCCGCCGGCAATGCCGGTTTCTCCTACTTCAAGAAGGTGGTGGACTTCCACATGATCAAGACCACGGCCGGGCAGCTCAGCTTCGGCGGCTTCCGCCACGGCAGCGTCTGGGTGGCCATGCTCACGCTGCTCTACGTCGACGTCCTCGACACCACCAGCACAATGTACTCCATGGCCGAGTACGGGGGGTTCACCGACGGGGCCGGCGGGTTCGAGGGCGAGTACCGGGCCTTCCTCGTCGACGCCGGCTCCACGGTCCTCAGCGCCGGGCTCGGCAGCACCACGGTGACCACATACATCGAGTCGACGGCTGGGATCAGGGAGGGCGGCAGGACGGGGGTGACCGCGGTCACCGTCTCGGCCTTCTTCCTGGCGTCGCTCTTCTTCTCGCCGCTGCTGATGAGCGTGCCGCCGTGGGCCGTCGGGCCGTCGCTGGTGCTGGTGGGCGCCATGATGATGCGCGTGGCCAAGGAGATCGAGTGGGGCGACATGAAGGAGGCCATCCCGGCGTTCGTCACCATGGCGCTCATGCCGCTCACCTTCTCCATCGCCAACGGCATCATCGCCGGCCTGGCCGTCTACGTCGCGCTGCACTGGTACGACTGGGCCGGCCTCGCGTGCGGCAAGGTGGGGAAGGCGCTCGACGACCGGCGCCGCAACCAGGTCGCCGCTGCCACGCCGGAGGtcggccccgcccccgcccccgcgcaGGACGTCGTGTGACCGTGTCCGTGTGAGGAGGATAAACAAACTTTGTTGTTTCCTCCTCGTGTCTCTTCTCTAGCTGCTAGTTGATGATGGTTAGTTTGGACACAGAGCATCATCGTGACATATGGGATTAGGACTACTGGTCGTAGGAACTGTGGTAGTAGTGGCTCTAATCTATCTGTGCTTGGAAAAGGCAGCTCGTTTCAGATTCTTGATGTGCAAGGAAAGGACCGGCGATGTTTTGTGTACTTTGACGGCCATGATGGCAATGCTCACATTGATTTCGCTAACTAGCACGTTTATTTTCTGATTTCTGATGGATTTGAGTAAATTGTACTGGCAGGTTTTGCTTGCATAGAGGTCAAAGCTATCATTACTTGTAGGACGTATGATGGCCTCCAAAAGAACTTTGAGATTGGTATGCGATGAACTCAATCGGCAGTCAACAGTAGTATCGGATGCAACTTGTGAGCAGCACGTCATGATCTCTTATGAGGTTATTTTCTGCTCAAGTCAAGCGTGAAAGTATAAAAGGAAGGATTTCAGTGCTTGCGTCGCGTGGAGCTGCAAAACTTGCCGTGTACCCAACTCCTGGCTGCTGCGTCATGGGCACGTACGCTGTATGTAGTTACTGTCAGCGTGTTCGATTGCTCGCTGGAAAACGAACGGAGTGGGAACGAAGGAGCTCAGCTCAGCTCAGCTCAGTTCAGGAGATAAGCCACAGGTGCGTATCATGACAGGGATGAAGAGGATATTTTGCGTGTGGATTGGGGTGTGTCTGAATGCTGACGATGGCTGCTACTTTCCCTCAAATTGATTGATTCCCTGCCACGTAATCCTTTTTCCTCCGGTAAAATCATCCGCATCTGGACGTGGTTCCAAAGCTGGATGGGGCCTATTGCCGGAAATGTGCGGTCTGGGCCTCGGGAGTCAATGATTCCGAGAATATAGCTTCGACTTGTCCTCTCTCGTATTATCGGATCCTCAAGGTTCAACAAAATCTGAAACTGTTCATGCGCCTGAATCCTCTGTTAAGTTAAGTTGTATGAGAAATTTTGAGGTACTATTGTTATGGGGTGTTAAGTCTGAATTATGGCATAATCAACTCTTTCTTCAGAAGCTCACGACTGCCTCCACAATCAAAAAATCTCGACCCATTTCACTCTTGATTGTGGTTTGTAAACTTTTCCCTAAACTAATCACTTAAAAGTTCACTCCTTGAACGAAAGGATTTACTGAAAGGGAAAGAAAATCTACTTTTCACGCAACGTATCTAAATTTCTGAAGATGCAATAACAACACAGCCACGTTTAGCCACGAGGAATCTATAAGCCATGCTATGGTGAATGAAAAATGGAACGAAAATACTATGGTGACAATAGCTCCCACGGCCCAAGCAAGCAAGCGAGGCTGGGAAACAACATCCCAAGCCCATTGgcctaaatagtactccctccgtccggaaatacttgtcgaaaaaatgaataaaaatggatgtatctagaactaaaatacatctagatacattcatttctccgacaagtatttacAGACGGAGGAAGTAGGTAGTAGTAGGGTAGCCAGGCAGCCAACCACGTACAAGGCGCCATACCTAAAAATTGGCACAGACCCAAGGAAGCTGCCTAATTCTTGCCTAAATCGGTGGATTCTGACATAGACGGATGAATTTTAAGATTTGACAAGTTTTATCATTTTTACCTAAATCTAGGCCGTTTTTAGGCTTTTTCCTGGAATGCCTGCCTCGTACGACTGTATTCTGGGCGAGTGCCTCAAACAACCAGTGGGCTTGATTGGGCCATGACTTTTTTTTACCTACAAAGCCTCGCCGCACCTCAATCGGTTGCGCTTGAAAAGAGAGACAACATCACGCATGGGCCATCTATCTTAGAAAAACAAGTTTTAATGGTACGAGatctatgaaactacattttttttaTGAATGCATTTAAATCAAGTCTAG is a genomic window containing:
- the LOC123091113 gene encoding adenine/guanine permease AZG2, with product MKGTAPWRRLAEAEAAVNRSVAASSVGKYFKLEARKSSFTKELRAGAATFLTMAYIISVNAAILTDSGGPCTVLDCTPVGNSTAVPGPECTLGTSNPGYEQCLARTKSDLIVATAVAAMVGSFAMGTLANLPLALAPGMGANAYFTYNMVGFHGSGSIPYRTALAGVMMEGIIFFLLSAVGLRSRLARMIPRNIRLASAVGIGLFLAFTGLQANQGLGMVGASPSTLVTLTACSQTDPVTGACLGGTLHSPTFWLGVAGFLITATCLARDVKGAMIYGIVFVTAVSWIRGTSVTVFPDTAAGNAGFSYFKKVVDFHMIKTTAGQLSFGGFRHGSVWVAMLTLLYVDVLDTTSTMYSMAEYGGFTDGAGGFEGEYRAFLVDAGSTVLSAGLGSTTVTTYIESTAGIREGGRTGVTAVTVSAFFLASLFFSPLLMSVPPWAVGPSLVLVGAMMMRVAKEIEWGDMKEAIPAFVTMALMPLTFSIANGIIAGLAVYVALHWYDWAGLACGKVGKALDDRRRNQVAAATPEVGPAPAPAQDVV